The Epinephelus lanceolatus isolate andai-2023 chromosome 17, ASM4190304v1, whole genome shotgun sequence region AAATTCTCTTATGCGTTTTTGATTATTCTCCAATTATGTAATTCTGCTTAGTTTAAGGCAATGTtatatacaccaatcagcctaaacatcaaaaccactgacaggtgaactGAATAACAATGATcgtcttgttacagtgcaatgttctgctgggaaaccttgggtcctgacattcatgtggatgccacttgacccATACCACCGATCCAAACACTGCAACAGACCATATAAACCCCTTTGGGCCGcctgcactccctgatggcagcaGGACAGTGATCCATGCAACACTGTAAgtactgctcaggaatggcgcAAGGAATGTGGCAAAGAGGGTCAAGGCATCAacttggcctccaaattccccagatcccagtcCAACTAAGCATCCATGGGATGTAGTGGTAACCCATCCTATATCCATGACTCAACAGATCAGAGGCCTTATCATGGACCGGACTTGGTGAGGCATGTACACAGAGCCTCTGGGGATGTCCAGTGGAGTCTGGCACCACGGTGCTGGTGGCAGATCCCTTGGGTCCTGTGGGTTGCAAGGTGGGATACCAGCACATCCCACAGATGCTTAATCAAATTGGGATCTGTGGAATTCGGAGGCCAGGTCAGCGCCTTGAGCTCTTTCACATTCCACATGAGTGCCagaacccaaggtttcccagtgCAATACTGTATTTTGAATGACATTAttaaagttattcacttcacctgtcagtggttttaatttttTGGCCCAACTGTGTATAAAGgatggattttatttatttatttatttattttactgtttttaaggtTCAGAATCGTTTAGCAGCTTCATATCTCTCTATTTGTTGATCTGAGTATGTTCCAAACCCCTCTCTTAGATTAATTGGCACTAGCTTGCTTAATGTACcgaaataaattacaaaaagtATGGTGATGTTTCTTTCAGTTGTGCTGCACCAAAggtttggcacaaacttccaccATAAATAACACAGGCAGCTTTTGCTGATAGTTTTAAGAAACAGCTCAAAGCTTATCATTTTGATCTTGCTTTTAATTAATTCCAGCTTCTTCCAACACCATTgttcatatttgatttttttttttaccataatCACACTTGTTTTTATTACTAGTACTTAAAtactttatcattattattagtagtagtactagtattagtattatttaTAAGTGTTATCTAGAATATTGTGTACATATACAATAAGTATAAGTACAAGATTTACGTGGACCATTAAATGGCAAAATACACAATCTTTGGTCTGAGTTATCATCTCGAGTCTGCTATTATGGAAAGTCGATAACACTTTGCCTTTTCAAAACATCAAACAAGTCTACCACATGATGACAGGTCAACTAATccaatgcacaaacacacacacactccttaaGACATGCTGAATGACTCTTAATCAGGTACACATGGCCAAAGCACGTGTGCTTGTACTGACACTGACAACACCACtgaacacatacagacagagcaTGCCCACAGCGCACAAACACATAAGGCTCTCTCTTCCACTTCTTATTGCTTCGGTAGGTGCTACTGATCGATTTTATTGTGAGATTAACACATTACATTTTCAGTGAGTTGAAACTTGTGTCAACATCACATGGTCAAAGTAGTAAACACACAAAGCATATTATATCATTTCTAATCCAGCTCATTTTAAGCTCTTTATGCATTCCTGAGATCAGGTGCCGTGCTAGAGGGATACAGGGAACCAAAGCAAAGGCCAGCGATGCTATTAACACACAGTTGGTGGCCAGGTCAGCATTGCTCTCAGGGAGCAGGAGACCTTGGCATGAAACTGGTAGTGAGCGCTGGCAAAAACCTCCTGACAGTTTTGCTTTCCTTCTCAGCCTTTGTTCTGCTTGTTTAATCCCTAATTATAAAAGGACGGAGGAATTATTTAAAGGTGGAACTGATTAGTGGACTAAAccttgtacagtgtgtgtgaatcaTGACTAAAAGGCCTGAAGTTGTAACGAGGAGGCTGGCCTAAGGTCTACAAGAACAGTACATGTGCTCTATAATGACCTCAAAGTATATTAGCTGAACAAAGTCAACCCTCTATTATGGGAAATTAAACTTGACATAACAAATAAGACCTGCATTAATGTACACAGCACGTCAAATACTTTGAAGGTGGAAGTTTAGCCTTTGTAATCACAGACCAAAGACTGTGAATTTCCATTTTTACAGATAATAATACCATTAAGTTATATATAACACAACAATAGTGATACTTCAGGCCATGCAAACAAGATTAATCACACCCTTGGAATTACTTTACAGTAAATACATTTAGTCAGTATGCAGTGTGACTGAGGGTAATCTCGGTTTGGCTCCTTCAGCTACCATTAAGTACATTATGTTTTTAAAGACGTATTCTGCACGCCTATATTTTCACACTTTTGAGCTGGTCTTTTGATGCTTGAACTCTTGTCTGTTGTGCCCATAGAAATGTTACATGAAGTCCATTTGTATAATGTGCATCAGAACACTCTTAAGATGTCATGccctttatatttatttcaaccCTCTCCCTCTTCTAAACAGCTGTATTTGGAAATGAACCCACTTCTCAGTCACAAAAGCCTATTATTTGCCAACTAGCAATCAGTTAAAGCTGCAACAGCTTTAAGTGTTCTCTGAAGTTTTTAGCCTTAGTAACCGTATCATCGCTGAAGGGTTTTGGCTGCTCTCCACCCATTTCCCGTTTCTGAAATATGCTACAGAGCAATCTGCCAGTTGACATTAAGCGAGAAGGAGGGGAGAACATGAGGGGCTTGTTGGCAGACGCTACAACAAGAGTGCTTACTtccttatcagtttaatataaATGGTTGAGATAGTATACTTCAAAATATATCAGAGCTGAAACTGTTAGGCTTTATTAGCTACAAGCAAATGTGGCTCAAATCCATTTTTTGCTCTCATGTGACACAGATCAGATTTTTTCAGAGTagtgcagacaaaaaaaattttTCCAATCTGACCTGGGCCACTTTCATGTGCGGCCCTAAATCCGATAGTAATCACTTGCCATGCGACCACTCTAAAACCGGCCTTATTGGAAtccatgtgtgtttttccaataCATCCATGGTTTATTTATGTCATATTCTGCACAGGAACAGGTTACTCACCATACAGTGATGGAGCAGCCCATTGAAACTACAGAAGACGGGGACAGCTTGCATACATGCTACAACGGCATTGTTTTGCAGCACCAACAGAGATATTGCAATGTAGCTCTGGACATCCTAAGGTTTGGAAGATCTTTGCCTCCATAAAAGCCTCCACACTGCAGCCCCACCACTCTTGACCCCTCTCATGGCCCCACCCACACTCTGTCTTCATAGAACTACCAGCAATAGCTGTTATTAGAGCTACTAAACTGAGAGCCCATTTGTACAACAGAccattatcccaaaaacaaacactaattTCTCCAAATGAGTAAATGAGTATCTCCTTATTTAGTTTATATCAGTTTATTGACTGAAGACTTTTCTTTAATTCTGCCATCTCCTCGAAAaagaagtgcattttttttccccggcAGCAGTTGGAAGAAGTGGAACCACTGAAAAAATACTTTTACGAAAGACCAGCTTTTAGAAATGACAAATTTACAAAGGTTGTGTGTTTTTCCGCATTATACACATTTATGTGAACATTCATCAAAACTGGAATCTGGGACTCACCGTGCTGTTGAGCTCTGAATTGTCATAGCTGTCACAAGGATGTGTCCCCGGCCCCCCAAGGGGCTCAAGCCCATCCTCATCCCACATGTAGgttccaccagagctgttggaGGGTGACATCTCCACAGAAGACGCCTGAAGGGCATCGCCTTGCTCTGAAGACACCACCAGTGGTCCCTGGGAGTCCTGCATAGGGCTTTCTTCTGTATGCCCTGCAGAAGAAATATAAACACATGGCTGAACAACtgacacaaaattaacacaAAAAGTTAGTTGAATTTCctttcaattcagttttttaCCTGCCAGATCCATAGTGTCCCAGTCGAGGGTCTCGTTGAGAAAGCTGTGTAGGCGGGTGTGAGTAGCACTGCCAGTTTTTCTATTGTCAGGCAGGTCCACATCACTGAACACATCTCCCACACAGTCAAAGTCATCTAGAAACTCTTCACTGGTGTCGCCTCTGTCTAGAGATGAGACAGAAGATAGGGACATGTCCTCTAGAGTCTCTCCTGCTGTCTGTCCAGAGCTTTTCCTAAGAACACCACTTTCTCCTCCCCCCTTCCCTCCTCCAGAACTTCCATCACTGTCACTGTGTGAGTCTACTTTGTCAACCTCAGCAGTCTGCTCACTGTCTGTTGCTATCCCTAACAGCCCTGCACATTCAGGGGCAGTTGAAGGTCTGATATCCCCCTTGACCCTACCTGGAAAAAGAGGCTTCTGCTGCTTGGTCTGTCCGGATCGAGCCAGTCTGTATCCCAAAGTCCCCCCACTGCTTCCCAATGATTTGGTCAGTACACAGCTAGGGAGCAGAGGCTTCCTCAGAGAGCTGGGAGTAGAGGGTGCTGGAGGGACTGAGAGGGCGGGCAGAGAGGACGCAGCTGAAGGAGTTTTACTGTACTGAAGTCCTCCACTGAGACCTCCTGAACCTCCAAGGCTGCCATTAAGGCCTCCGAGTCCTAAACCCACTCTTCCATTGCTCAACTGAGGTGGTTTGAGGAAACTACTCCGAGGAGGCCGAAGCTGAGTGTTTGCCAGAGGCTTGGCTAGCTCCACAGCCCGGTTAAAGGAGAAGGATCGTATCATGGGCTGGCTGGTGGGCGAGGGAATCTGCTTGAAGTGAGTGAAGCTGTTCGAACGCACCATGTTATCCAAAGCCAAGGTCTTCAGGCTGTCACTGGACTGGGACAGGCTGTCTTGAGAGCTGCTTCTGGGCGAGCTGGAGCCTAACCGTGGCCGCACAAGGCGGGACTCTGACCCTGTTCGAGCAGGAATGCTGGAGCCATTATGGCCTATTTTTGGACCTCCGTTCAGCGGGCTTTGGGTTAGCTTAGTCCCCACTTTGGGACTCATCTTCACAGATTGCTTGGGGATTGCCTTGGGACTGGACACTGCCACCATCAAAGCACCTGACCTCCGCATCTTGGGCGTCGCTGGAGAGCCATTCTTTACCTCCTTTGCCAGAGAGGGAAGCTGTGTCTGAGCCTTGTCTTCAACTCCATCCCCAGGGCTGGTGGGAGTGGTGGGGCTTGGGGGGGTCGTCCCTTCgtcttttttccatttcagtGAAAAAGGAGAGGCACGGATTAAGCCATTTGGGCGTGTTGCTGGGGGAGTAGTTTTACCATCCTGTGTGGGGGTGGTTGGCTGTGTGGAACCATTGGACAAGGGGCTAGCGCCACCAGTCGAGGAGCGTCCACCGAACTTAGGCAGTCTGGATACCATGGCAGACTTGATGGGTGCTTTTTCTTCCATTAGATGCCAACAGAGGCATGGAGGAACGTTGAATCACACACAACTGGGGAATGAACGCACAGAAAGACAGCACAAGAGATGATTAGATTTAGGTGTGTATGGTTTGAATTGAGACACTGATGAGCAGCTTTGTATCTTACTTTGAGTGGTTAATATAGCATAgtaattttgttttctgttgatgacagaaaacactgactttaaaaGTTCCCTGACAGGTTGAGTGAAAGAGGAAACTCAAAAAAATGCagtcatacacacatgcacacacacttgtgaACATATGCCCTTATCTGTAATTGTATTATAAATGCCTGTAGTGATAAAAACACAGTCATAACACTAGTAGAACTCCTGTCCATCTGTCGCAGTGGTTGCATGTCTCTCCTATTCAAAGATCGCTGACTGTGAGGCGCATTAGGGATTAATCTGGCAAGCTTACTTGAGACTTTGGCACAGCAAGTCTGGCTTGATTCTTTCACGTGTTCGTGCAAGAGACATAAAGGCTCTATTAATCCCTTTCTTTACCACAAATGTTAATCACACCTGGAAAAATCCAATGTCTCTTCCTTAAACATCATACTAAGTACTTGTGACTCTATTCAAATGTATGAAACTAAATCCAGTGCAGGAAACAGAAGTGTTCTTGTTATTATCTGTTTAAAAGCATGTGATTGTTACAATAAAATCTCCCAATATTTAAGGGTATATTAAATGAACAAACAGGACATTCTTCATGAGAAATTAATAGAATAACAAGCTTTTGACGCTCTCAAACAGTTTTGCACATGATGTGACCTGTAGCTGGCATTGGTTTTTGAGGATATGGCGCCAATACACCCAGCCAACAAAAGAATGGGCAAACAGCGCCTGGGGGACAAGGGGAAACCAATGCTGGGAAGGTGGCCAGCACACTGTGAATAGTGAATGGAGGACGTACAGCATGTAAAGCCAATGGAGGGAGAACACAGGGCCGTTTCCTGTTACTCATTGTTAAATTCATTCACTTCCAATCAGCCATGTGACAAGTGTACATGTGTTGGTGGTGCACCTGCGTGTTACATCCATCTGGCTACTGCTGGAAGATTATGAATAGGAAAGTTACTGAGATCCAGATGGCTGGGGCGGTTAACAGAAAGTGATCCTTCTGCATGAGGGAGCAAAGCAGTTACTAAAAACTGTCTCTAGACCATTGCCCCtgatggaaaataaattattgttgcATCAGATATTAACAAACACAATTCACTTTTAAGAAATGCCTGCTGCAGTATTGATCCACAGTAGATCAAGCAGATTCTCCCATGAAAGTGAATCCTTTGACAAAGTGGCACAAAGACACAAGGGCAGATAGTAGGGCAATAATCCACTCAACTTTAAAggggtgggggaggggtgtTGTTTTACAATGTGGGTCTCCGATCCTGGAAAAAATGCTGTACCACGCTGCCCCACATTcccatgcacaaacacacgtgTCTACAATCAAAGAGACACACTCATCACCACGGCCACAGAAGTCTGGCTATGCCACTATCCTAATCTGcttcataaacacacatgggcacaaacacaaaaaaacacacagttacacacacaaaatcaggTCAGCATGTGCAGGCAGGGCAACCAAAGCCTCTTTGCCCCGGGGAGTGGGTGGTGacagtgtgtgtctatgtgtgtttaATGGGTAGCAATTAGATTAGGGGTTTTCGCCACTGTGAATGGCCACAGAACCTCTCAAGTTTCATTCACATCCAACGTGGCAGATATCACTACTACAAAGCAGCAAATCCACACTCTGCTGTGGCAACTGCTTACTCATCTGGGTCATCTCACTCATCACTCAGCCACTGGAAGAGATCTGTCTGCAGACCTggtgttttctttaatgtttttacttGTATCACCTTAAAGAAATCCCACATCTACAGATTCTATTTTTGTCACATTATAGTTTTTATATAACGCTTGGGATGCTGCAAACAAAGGTGCAGTCAGTGAAAAGAAACAGACTAATCTCAAGGTCTAAAAATTGAATTTACTGCACCAGAAAACAATAAGAGAAATTTGCATGGTCCTCTGATTTAACAAGTGCTCTAAAAATAATACAACTATTATAATCATTAAAGAGAagttaaaaaaatccaaagaaTTGAGATGCCTTTAGATCTCAAAATATTAAATCAAGATATAGGACTATGACTTTCTCTTCATACAAAAACTCAAAGgaaatccctctcaatcatcacttatgacccactagaggtgtgtggtggtgtgtttatctgcagagactctgccctctacctgtaattttcttattttcttcttgttttgctGAGTTTGGAACGTGACTGGACACAGcatgcaggtgaggtcaggattTTATAAAATTGTAGCTACAAAAATCACTTACACAGTGgggcaaaatgacaagtcagtcCGGGGTGTGCCTTCAGTTTCACTGGTGATGTTTGCTAACAGTAACCAACGATTACTGCATAGTATACTTATGAGCAAAATCTAGCCTCTGCAGCAAAACACGTTGCCTTGGTATACTGATTAAGAGCTTCTGTATTTCCCTATATTTAAATGGCAAATCAGTTGCCTACTAATGTCATATCATCATAGCCCAGGTCTAAAGCTGAGTGTTGCCTGTATTGATACTGGTGTCCATACTGTATCAGAGCTTTGGTTCCAAAGCTAAAAACAATGGTATTTAAGTTGACTTACATTGCTCATTATGTCATACATTTTTTGTAGACAAAGctgtattttaatttaacaaAAGTCTATAAACCTACCACTAATGTAAATCAGTGAATAGTgggatttaaaggtccagtgtgaggGATTTAGGGGGGAGtataatggaatataatacTCATAACAAAGTTTTTATTAGtgtaagtgtataatcacaAGAAACTAAGAATTGCAGTGCTTTCGTTACCTGAGAATAAGCTGTTCGCTGTGTTGTTCTACGGTAGCCCAGaccagacaaacaaaacactggctctagatttgcattttcacatcagctaccctagttctcctacacgcgggagaagtttcagttggttgcaatgttgcaacctcaccactaaatgccactaaatcctacacactagacctttaacaaaaacaaccaTACAAGCACTTTGCTCAAATAGCTCTTTTTTCCCAACAAAATTATTGTTTGAATTAGTAAATAGCTTGACAAAGAATCAGAAAATGAGACAAAGCAGCTGCCCAAATTTCAGTATATGACTGGTTCTGTTATTCAGTGTTATGGGCACAATATGGTTGATACTGAGCCCTATATTCCTGATACTCGTATAAAGACAGGTCAGCTCAAGGGgaccacaaataaacaacaagatCCTGACTGACACACATTCAGAGGTAGGGCAGTAAACCATGCAGGCCATCTGTCAAACGCTCATATCTACTGGCCTGCCCCTCCCCCCAGAGTACAGCACTGTAAATAAATATCCCAGAGCTTCACTAACATCCAGCACAAGGCTTGCACTAACTAACTCCCATGTTAACCAAGGCCAGCAATGTGCCTCTTTTGGCCCTGCACTGCATgtgaaacaaaacatgaaacactGATGCTGTAGAGGGATGAATAATGTAAAGAAAATAGTCCAGACGGACACAGTCAAACTGAAGTCAGGGTTATAATCATACGTCTATTCAGTGTAAACATAATGTGACAGGGAAAGCAAATTGTGTACACAGCAATAAGAAACCCTCTAACAAGTCTGAGTGCTGTTGATTTCATTTTAACCTGGTTTGACATTGTGATCCACTGAGATAGTTTAAATAATTAAGTTTATCTCTGTTTTCTGGTCTGAATACTTAACTACACTGAGAATTGTCATACAGCCAGAAAGAGTTTTATCTCGATGTCCCAAAATCTCAACCGAGAGACTAAGAATACACACAATAAAAGGGAAGACAGCAAGCAGTAGAGGGAGTGGAAAGGATTGCTAAGAGACAGTTACTGTTAAATAGAGTCACAATGGGTGAGACAGTGAGACGAGACTTCAGGCAGacttttcacacagagaaatCTTCTGCTCGACCTGCAACTTAGCATCTCAGCAGTGATCCCGATGTGTGAAATGAGCAGGAAAGTGAGATGACATCTTTTCTGACTCTCTGTCGTACAGGGAAAGGgagctttctgtctgtctgccagtgAGGCTATTTGGCCTTTCTTCATTTCCAACTCAGAGGACAGCCAGACAGAAAGCACCTGGCAGAGATGCAGGAAGGCTGAAAAATCGGCTCTGCAAGAATAGGGTCATTCATTACTCTTCTGGCAAAGCTTTCACTTCTGAATTGCACTCACACACTGCAGAGATGCATTCTTCAGGAGTAACAGGATGGATGCAGATAGGACGCGACAGGCCGGGGGCTATGATCTATTGGGTCACTGGGGGCTACGCATGAATGGAGGTGCTCTACTACACACAGTAAATCCCCCATCCTGCTGTGATTCCCCACTGCCAGTCTGTCCCCATCTCCCAGTGCTCATAGTTCCTTATCACTGCAAAGCCTCAGCACCATCTCTCAATAGCAGAATGCCAGGCTGCATCCATCTTTCCTCTCTTATCGTTCCTTCATTCAATTCTGAAAGACTGATAAGGCATGAATTTCATTCGACTTTATTCATATGGGAAATCCCAGAGAAAGATACAGAGTAGGGGATGCCTTATAGAAAAAACTCCCCTTCTCTATAGTTTCTTAGAGAGGAAACAGTACAATATCATTATCATGAGGTATGATGCCAAGCAGTAGATGTTTTGGAAATTAAAACTTGACTTTTGAGTAATATCATGACTCCTTACTGGTATCAGTGTATACCCATTGTGATCTCATCCCTACATGTTATGTTTTGACGCTTAAGCAGAAGCCCCCGGTGTCACTATAATGACTTTGGGGGCAACCTTTTGCATTGCATCTTGATGCAGAAGGGGTCAGTGGAtaggtttaggcagcaaaagtacttggttagggttaggaaaagattgtgggTGAAAATAGTCAAGTGAGTCGACCAAATGACTAACA contains the following coding sequences:
- the ccser2a gene encoding serine-rich coiled-coil domain-containing protein 2 isoform X1 — protein: MEEKAPIKSAMVSRLPKFGGRSSTGGASPLSNGSTQPTTPTQDGKTTPPATRPNGLIRASPFSLKWKKDEGTTPPSPTTPTSPGDGVEDKAQTQLPSLAKEVKNGSPATPKMRRSGALMVAVSSPKAIPKQSVKMSPKVGTKLTQSPLNGGPKIGHNGSSIPARTGSESRLVRPRLGSSSPRSSSQDSLSQSSDSLKTLALDNMVRSNSFTHFKQIPSPTSQPMIRSFSFNRAVELAKPLANTQLRPPRSSFLKPPQLSNGRVGLGLGGLNGSLGGSGGLSGGLQYSKTPSAASSLPALSVPPAPSTPSSLRKPLLPSCVLTKSLGSSGGTLGYRLARSGQTKQQKPLFPGRVKGDIRPSTAPECAGLLGIATDSEQTAEVDKVDSHSDSDGSSGGGKGGGESGVLRKSSGQTAGETLEDMSLSSVSSLDRGDTSEEFLDDFDCVGDVFSDVDLPDNRKTGSATHTRLHSFLNETLDWDTMDLAGHTEESPMQDSQGPLVVSSEQGDALQASSVEMSPSNSSGGTYMWDEDGLEPLGGPGTHPCDSYDNSELNSTDILNNLDPPGTGELDDDDLMLDVDLPEDGLHDADRMSHFERSERAGRQGQRRRHHRWSGPDHFYNDSRAHVVQHYDGLKASRFSSRPISSEGRQHGYMAMLDELTLEHMTQDCGSLKKQLLRLKTLLQLEDTDSPADVPEEIEDDTTASQLEELIKEVQVLREELRSRDKTIAQLTLHCQQLQQHQREQMPAQGRAVRCQCHHQRAPSSLRQSDRQMDKRMQHNYDKATQTYWRPPSHAPQILQPFNPCLKEHLHQGRLAKTPPTEGHSDLTRSRSEEGTYIDTDRALEDLMADVSGPANPDKLSHLLSTHLRCPGSRAPQGVTARDSPTSAAQSASQHDRRTPAVTPQSSVTPKCAGLTSPRMLQPPRLHKRVSLPALKPGGTGGFASLKLGCSLGPLPNRAKQLPPPSRGLPCFNAGPQVQSPSLCRTSLLQPRRASEPCRDPRCSDSSLEEPDQGTLKDPGSAKILIPLSRSCLPKPKIP
- the ccser2a gene encoding serine-rich coiled-coil domain-containing protein 2 isoform X3, coding for MEEKAPIKSAMVSRLPKFGGRSSTGGASPLSNGSTQPTTPTQDGKTTPPATRPNGLIRASPFSLKWKKDEGTTPPSPTTPTSPGDGVEDKAQTQLPSLAKEVKNGSPATPKMRRSGALMVAVSSPKAIPKQSVKMSPKVGTKLTQSPLNGGPKIGHNGSSIPARTGSESRLVRPRLGSSSPRSSSQDSLSQSSDSLKTLALDNMVRSNSFTHFKQIPSPTSQPMIRSFSFNRAVELAKPLANTQLRPPRSSFLKPPQLSNGRVGLGLGGLNGSLGGSGGLSGGLQYSKTPSAASSLPALSVPPAPSTPSSLRKPLLPSCVLTKSLGSSGGTLGYRLARSGQTKQQKPLFPGRVKGDIRPSTAPECAGLLGIATDSEQTAEVDKVDSHSDSDGSSGGGKGGGESGVLRKSSGQTAGETLEDMSLSSVSSLDRGDTSEEFLDDFDCVGDVFSDVDLPDNRKTGSATHTRLHSFLNETLDWDTMDLAGHTEESPMQDSQGPLVVSSEQGDALQASSVEMSPSNSSGGTYMWDEDGLEPLGGPGTHPCDSYDNSELNSTDILNNLDPPGTGELDDDDLMLDVDLPEDGLHDADRMSHFERSERAGRQGQRRRHHRWSGPDHFYNDSRAHVVQHYDGLKASRFSSRPISSEGRQHGYMAMLDELTLEHMTQDCGSLKKQLLRLKTLLQLEDTDSPADVPEEIEDDTTASQLEELIKEVQVLREELRSRDKTIAQLTLHCQQLQQHQREQMPAQGRAVRCQCHHQRAPSSLRQSDRQMDKRMQHNYDKATQTYWRPPSHAGVLPTPLLSPWQAQHHGLTRTSMPQRRQTSNTTAFQPLPQRAPPPGKTSKNSPHRGPQ
- the ccser2a gene encoding serine-rich coiled-coil domain-containing protein 2 isoform X2, whose amino-acid sequence is MEEKAPIKSAMVSRLPKFGGRSSTGGASPLSNGSTQPTTPTQDGKTTPPATRPNGLIRASPFSLKWKKDEGTTPPSPTTPTSPGDGVEDKAQTQLPSLAKEVKNGSPATPKMRRSGALMVAVSSPKAIPKQSVKMSPKVGTKLTQSPLNGGPKIGHNGSSIPARTGSESRLVRPRLGSSSPRSSSQDSLSQSSDSLKTLALDNMVRSNSFTHFKQIPSPTSQPMIRSFSFNRAVELAKPLANTQLRPPRSSFLKPPQLSNGRVGLGLGGLNGSLGGSGGLSGGLQYSKTPSAASSLPALSVPPAPSTPSSLRKPLLPSCVLTKSLGSSGGTLGYRLARSGQTKQQKPLFPGRVKGDIRPSTAPECAGLLGIATDSEQTAEVDKVDSHSDSDGSSGGGKGGGESGVLRKSSGQTAGETLEDMSLSSVSSLDRGDTSEEFLDDFDCVGDVFSDVDLPDNRKTGSATHTRLHSFLNETLDWDTMDLAGHTEESPMQDSQGPLVVSSEQGDALQASSVEMSPSNSSGGTYMWDEDGLEPLGGPGTHPCDSYDNSELNSTDILNNLDPPGTGELDDDDLMLDVDLPEDGLHDADRMSHFERSERAGRQGQRRRHHRWSGPDHFYNDSRAHVVQHYDGLKASRFSSRPISSEGRQHGYMAMLDELTLEHMTQDCGSLKKQLLRLKTLLQLEDTDSPADVPEEIEDDTTASQLEELIKEVQVLREELRSRDKTIAQLTLHCQQLQQHQREQMPAQGRAVRCQCHHQRAPSSLRQSDRQMDKRMQHNYDKATQTYWRPPSHAGVLPTPLLSPWQAQHHGLTRTSMPQRRQRVEHLVQYFTDTACLKYYSLSTPASKSTSTRED
- the ccser2a gene encoding serine-rich coiled-coil domain-containing protein 2 isoform X4; the encoded protein is MEEKAPIKSAMVSRLPKFGGRSSTGGASPLSNGSTQPTTPTQDGKTTPPATRPNGLIRASPFSLKWKKDEGTTPPSPTTPTSPGDGVEDKAQTQLPSLAKEVKNGSPATPKMRRSGALMVAVSSPKAIPKQSVKMSPKVGTKLTQSPLNGGPKIGHNGSSIPARTGSESRLVRPRLGSSSPRSSSQDSLSQSSDSLKTLALDNMVRSNSFTHFKQIPSPTSQPMIRSFSFNRAVELAKPLANTQLRPPRSSFLKPPQLSNGRVGLGLGGLNGSLGGSGGLSGGLQYSKTPSAASSLPALSVPPAPSTPSSLRKPLLPSCVLTKSLGSSGGTLGYRLARSGQTKQQKPLFPGRVKGDIRPSTAPECAGLLGIATDSEQTAEVDKVDSHSDSDGSSGGGKGGGESGVLRKSSGQTAGETLEDMSLSSVSSLDRGDTSEEFLDDFDCVGDVFSDVDLPDNRKTGSATHTRLHSFLNETLDWDTMDLAGHTEESPMQDSQGPLVVSSEQGDALQASSVEMSPSNSSGGTYMWDEDGLEPLGGPGTHPCDSYDNSELNSTDILNNLDPPGTGELDDDDLMLDVDLPEDGLHDADRMSHFERSERAGRQGQRRRHHRWSGPDHFYNDSRAHVVQHYDGLKASRFSSRPISSEGRQHGYMAMLDELTLEHMTQDCGSLKKQLLRLKTLLQLEDTDSPADVPEEIEDDTTASQLEELIKEVQVLREELRSRDKTIAQLTLHCQQLQQHQREQMPAQGRAVRCQCHHQRAPSSLRQSDRQMDKRMQHNYDKATQTYWRPPSHAGVLPTPLLSPWQAQHHGLTRTSMPQRRQSGCVFLFSRCAITGGFLLYIYV